A DNA window from Myripristis murdjan chromosome 19, fMyrMur1.1, whole genome shotgun sequence contains the following coding sequences:
- the kat6b gene encoding LOW QUALITY PROTEIN: histone acetyltransferase KAT6B (The sequence of the model RefSeq protein was modified relative to this genomic sequence to represent the inferred CDS: inserted 2 bases in 1 codon) gives MVKLANPLYTEWILEAIQKIKRQKQRPSEERICHAVATSHGLDKRTVLEQLELSVHDGSILKVTNKGSASYKDPGHPGRVGSLLPANVTVPSKGSIWNSSDLRHIDWNKFLKRAIEGLDDTHGSSLKNIERYLRNQDDLSNIVDNPAFRQRLRLAAKRSVNNGRLLKNGPRYKLSHGNTEGRGARCPSASPLVLSSVTLLPHERDQLRVDPIPICSFCLGTKESNRDKRPEELLSCADCGSSGHPSCLKFSPELTSNVKRLRWQCIECKTCSSCRIQGKNADEMLFCDSCDRGFHMECCDPPLSRMPKGTWICQVCRPKENGKKLLHKKADQIKRRYAKPIGRPRNKLKQRMSVTSGDGSMVALGGRGSPGRGQKITVCSTPSSGHAASVKDARDRLAVADPCWAGDATQFTTSTPTTPPPFTPTSTPATLTVNKKTKGLIDGLSKFFTPSPVGRRSRAIALESPAKQSRDKGPQKLSKPPQSVAFVADTTQKLTPSPSALPPPPTLPGLSPPTQVSNSSTSANSPQSSSSQSSVPSLSSLCNSNQLKGLFDGLSHIYTTQGQSRKKGLPCYAPPKRMHRKQDLSCTSKTGPQRLGKKDFNKNRLLSHSTSAGPGRPRGHPFKMVSHFKRNPFLKKHRTLGRLRYKVSPQKGAPSPGKGDLTDGRIKPEHNHGHMGELRVKQEAQAGFVAMSRDHVTDEDVEMFTRVQELSAQRTGSLMNTDSTRYPAIIEFGKYEIQTWYSSPYPPEYSRLQKLYLCEFCLKYMRSKNILQRHTKKCGWFHPPANEIYRKDDLSVFEVDGNVSKLFCQNLCLLAKLFLDHKTLYYDVEPFLFYILTKNDEKGCHLVGYFSKEKLCQQKYNVSCIMIMPQYQRQGFGRFLIDFSYLLTRQEGQAGSPEKPLSDLGRLSYLAYWKSVILEYLYKHPDKHISVKGISRATGMCPHDIAATLQQLGMIDRQDGRIVVIRRERLIQRHMERLQANPRLNEVDPDALRWTPATTLNAVLSEEEREAEMDAERLKEQASCWEKEEREGYMMTHGSRHPPTKVHCKVPYRTYERRPALSWDRRLKAAEDRSEDDEADDDDEDEDDDDDDSDGSPPILTKAHAMLAAKRKRTIVLKKRGRKRKRINSSVTTETISETTEVLNEPFDNSEDERPMPLLERTCRVGEMEEEEEEEDKTPIIPVKRRRGRPRLEKNVQKDSLEHWNEGADLLSKRPSRPRPVKRKKGWPKGVKRGPPKWRLKNERKMGFKLNLYTPPETPMEAEQHHIETEEPKDEPDQDPVSTEEGSKADRDFASPDTTLERLLSEHQSPVDHGSHKMSSPEGSPMASPVCSPVGSPAATSPRQEDRGASPEPPDDDPQESEHEQDSPAKDLDHSTEDAILLDNDNEEEEEEEEHRPHIEDQDADDEDDSHIKTTEPENSKAELESSLKEIPERSLPFLDPKEDNDSELSQQVSTVLCSEELPATNAESIQDAMTETAVATATTTTTAVAVASVAALDSDNPVDSESEEESTPSPCPDHPPPQPLERPALSPVLREDPPICPEIDSETAQAVQSLTQETERENVFQDCVESQEACRNLQTYAHVAQSPQLTSLDDCPQSDHSSPLSSAHSHPSQSVRSVNSPAVSILESGYTQISPDHSAISVPSLHNMETSPMMDVPSVSDHSQQVVDSGFSDLGSIESTTENYENPSSYDSTMGGSICGAGPSQNSCSYGSIPPSGLAQSSCAVSQQMAAVNPGSCGMIQQNSLSSPQHCNVKSPQGCVVVERPPSNSQHSQHTQHSQRSQHSQHSQHSQHSQHNPHSRHGPHNQHSQHNQHGPHNQLSQHSQHNPHNQHSHHHNHHLQHNQLSQHNQHAQHSLHNQHGQHSQQQPMAQCAMPTNFATPMQLADIPESGNPNLAIYERMNHQGEYGSGHYSQPTATFSLAKLQQLTNTLMDHPHSLPFNHSASHPITSYANSPSLSSQHSGLVSLSQSPHRVPNPQVQATMTPPPXNLSSPPPMMLQRNMGIPPSQRIQTQMASKSHISMRSKSAPLSHHQQQMYARPPQTVAMQAPSRTLAAMPRMNMSVNIMPAPAYNVNSMNMPSLNGYSMSQPMMNSGYHGNHAYMNQSPQYSMQMGMMGTQPYPQQPMQAPPHGNMVYTPAGHHGYMNTGMSKQSLKGPFIRR, from the exons GTTGGATCACTCCTACCTGCAAATGTCACCGTGCCATCAAAGGGATCTATATGGAATTCAAGCGACCTGCGCCATATTGATTGGAATAAATTTCTTAAGAGGGCCATTGAGGGCCTGGATGATACCCATGGCTCCTCACTGAAGAACATTGAGAGGTACCTGAGGAACCAGGATGACCTATCAAACATTGTCGACAACCCTGCGTTCCGGCAGAGGTTGCGGCTGGCAGCCAAGCGGAGCGTCAACAATGGCAGGTTGCTAAAGAACGGTCCACGGTATAAGCTCAGCCATGGAAATACAGAGGGAAGGGGCGCCAGGTGTCCAAGTGCTTCCCCCTTGGTCCTGTCATCAGTGACACTTCTGCCCCATGAGAGAGACCAG CTCCGGGTCGACCCCATCCCAATATGCAGTTTCTGTCTGGGAACGAAAGAGTCAAATCGGGACAAGCGgccagaggagctgctgtcttGCGCAGACTGTGGGAGCAGTG GGCATCCATCATGTCTGAAGTTTTCCCCTGAGTTAACCTCAAATGTGAAGAGATTACGGTGGCAGTGCATTGAATGCAAAACGTGCAGCTCCTGTCGAATACAGGGGAAAAATGCT GATGAGATGCTGTTCTGCGATTCATGTGATCGAGGTTTTCACATGGAATGCTGTGACCCACCGCTTTCAAGAATGCCAAAAG GAACTTGGATCTGCCAAGTGTGCAGGCCAAAGGAGAACGGGAAGAAATTGCTGCACAAGAAAGCCGATCAGATCAAACGTCGATATGCAAAGCCTATTGGAAGGCCCAGAAATAAGCTCAAACAAAGAAT GTCTGTAACCAGTGGTGACGGCTCCATGGTAGCACTTGGAGGAAGGGGGTCACCTGGTAGGGGTCAAAAGATTACCGTCTGTTCCACACCTTCATCTGGTCATGCTGCATCTGTGAAGGACGCCAGAGACAGATTGGCTGTTGCAGACCCCTGTTGGGCGGGCGACGCCACCCAAttcaccacctccacccccaccacccctccccccttcaCGCCCACCTCCACCCCAGCTACACTCACCGTTAACAAGAAAACCAAAGGGCTTATTGATGGGCTTTCCAAATTCTTTACCCCCTCCCCCGTCGGCCGTAGATCGCGAGCTATAGCCTTAGAGTCGCCCGCCAAACAGTCTAGGGACAAGGGTCCACAGAAACTGTCCAAGCCACCCCAGTCGGTTGCCTTCGTTGCTGACACCACTCAAAAGCTAACTCCCTCGCCCTCTGCACTTCCACCCCCGCCCACGTTGCCAGGACTTAGCCCCCCCACCCAGGTGTCCAACAGCTCAACCTCTGCTAACTCGCCCCAGAGCTCTTCCAGCCAGTCTAGTGTTCCCTCCCTGAGTAGTCTCTGCAATAGCAACCAACTTAAGGGACTCTTTGATGGactctcacacatatacaccacTCAGGGACAGTCGCGGAAAAAGGGACTACCTTGCTACGCACCGCCTAAGCGCATGCACCGTAAGCAGGACTTGTCCTGCACATCCAAAACGGGCCCCCAGCGCCTTGGAAAGAaagattttaataaaaatagGTTACTGTCTCACTCCACATCTGCTGGGCCAGGCCGACCCAGAGGACACCCATTTAAGATGGTCAGTCATTTCAAACGTAACCCCTTTCTTAAAAAGCACAGGACACTAGGCAGGCTGAGATATAAAGTGAGCCCTCAGAAGGGAGCCCCCTCACCAGGAAAGGGAGACTTGACAGACGGAAGAATTAAGCCTGAGCACAATCATG GCCACATGGGTGAGCTGCGGGTGAAGCAGGAGGCCCAAGCTGGCTTTGTGGCCATGTCCAGAGACCACGTGACAGACGAGGATGTGGAGATGTTCACACGCGTCCAGGAACTCTCTGCGCAG AGAACTGGATCTTTGATGAACACCGACTCCACGCGATACCCTGCCATCATTGAGTTCGGGAAGTATGAGATTCAAACATGGTACTCGTCACCTTACCCCCCTGAATATTCAAG ATTGCAAAAGCTTTATCTGTGTGAGTTCTGTCTGAAGTACATGAGAAGCAAAAACATTCTCCAGAGACACACAAAGAAGTGTGGCTGGTTCCACCCACCAGCCAATGAGATCTACAGAAAAGATGATCTTTCTGTGTTTGAG GTTGATGGAAATGTCAGCAAACTATTCTGCCAAAACCTCTGCCTGTTAGCCAAGCTTTTCCTGGATCACAAGACCTTGTATTATGATGTGGAGCCTTTCCTCTTCTACATACTTACAAAGAATGATGAGAAAGGCTGTCATCTTGTGGGCTATTTCTCCAAG GAAAAGCTTTGCCAGCAGAAGTACAATGTCTCCTGCATAATGATCATGCCTCAGTACCAAAGGCAAGGATTTGGAAGGTTCCTTATTGATTTCA GTTACCTTCTCACCAGGCAAGAAGGACAAGCCGGCTCCCCGGAGAAGCCGCTGTCAGATCTGGGTCGCTTATCCTACCTGGCATATTGGAAAAGTGTCATACTGGAGTACCTTTATAAGCACCCAGATAAACACATCAGCGTTAAAGGAATAAGCAGGGCCACTGGGATGTGTCCGCATGACATCGCCGCTACTCTCCAGCAGCTCGGCATGATTGACAGACAGGATGGCAG AATTGTGGTGATCAGAAGAGAGCGATTGATCCAGAGGCATATGGAGAGGCTGCAGGCCAACCCGCGTTTGAACGAAGTGGACCCCGATGCCCTCCGCTGGACACCTGCCACGACCCTCAACGCcgtcctgtctgaggaggagagggaggcagagatggaT GCTGAGCGGCTGAAGGAGCAGGCCAGTTgctgggagaaggaggagagagagggctaCATGATGACACATGGAAGCAGACATCCCCCTACCAAAGTCCACTGCAAGGTTCCCTACAGGACCTACGAGCGCCGTCCTGCACTCTCCTGGGACAGGCGCCTTAAGGCAGCAGAGGACAGAAGCGAGGATGACGAAGCCGATGACGAtgacgaggacgaggacgatgatgacgatgactcCGATGGCTCACCACCCATCCTGACAAAAGCCCATGCAATGCTTGCAGCCAAGAGAAAg AGAACCATTGTGCTCAAGAAGAGAGGGCGTAAGAGAAAACGAATAAACAGCAGTGTAACAACAGAAACCATCTCTGAGACAACGGAGGTGCTGAACGAGCCTTTCGATAACTCTGAGGATGAGCGCCCCATGCCACTGCTGGAGCGCACCTGCAGAGTGGgcgagatggaggaggaagaggaggaggaggacaagacaCCGATTATACCAGTGAAACGCCGGAGAGGTCGCCCAAGACTGGAGAAAAATGTACAGAAGGACAGTCTTGAACACTGGAATGAAG gAGCTGACCTGCTCTCCAAGAGACCCAGCAGGCCACGTCCAGTGAAACGAAAGAAAGGCTGGCCCAAAGGAGTGAAAAGAGGCCCTCCCAAATGGAGGCTAAAGAATGAGCGGAAGATGGGCTTTAAGCTCAACCTTTACACTCCCCCTGAAACTCCGATGGAGGCTGAGCAGCACCACATCGAGACTGAGGAGCCAAAGGACGAGCCGGACCAGGACCCTGTCAGCACAGAGGAGGGTAGCAAAGCCGACAGGGACTTTGCTAGTCCTGATACGACGCTAGAGAGGCTCCTCTCTGAGCACCAAAGTCCTGTCGACCATGGCTCCCATAAGATGAGCTCCCCCGAGGGCTCCCCCATGGCGTCTCCAGTGTGCTCTCCTGTGGGCTCCCCCGCTGCCACATCCCCcaggcaggaggacagaggcgCATCCCCAGAGCCGCCTGACGATGACCCGCAGGAGAGCGAACACGAGCAGGACTCCCCAGCCAAAGACCTGGACCACAGCACCGAGGATGCCATATTACTGGACAACGacaatgaggaagaggaggaggaggaagagcataGACCTCACATTGAGGATCAGGAtgcagatgatgaagatgacagcCACATCAAAACAACAGAACCTGAGAATAGCAAGGCAGAGCTAGAGTCGAGTTTGAAAGAAATACCTGAACGCAGCCTGCCTTTTTTAGATCCAAAAGAAGACAATGACTCTGAGTTGAGTCAGCAGGTCTCTACAGTACTTTGTAGTGAAGAGCTGCCAGCTACCAATGCAGAAAGCATCCAGGATGCCATGACAGAAACGGCAgtagcaacagcaacaacaacaacaacagcagtagCAGTCGCTTCAGTAGCAGCCTTAGACTCTGATAACCCTGTGGATTCTgagtcagaggaggagagcactCCCAGTCCTTGTCCTGAtcaccctcctcctcagccGTTAGAGAGACCAGCACTCAGTCCTGTGCTGAGGGAGGATCCTCCAATCTGCCCAGAGATTGATTCTGAGACAGCCCAGGCTGTTCAGTCCCTAACCCAGGAGACTGAGCGGGAGAATGTGTTCCAGGACTGTGTGGAGAGCCAGGAAGCCTGCAGAAACCTCCAGACGTATGCCCACGTGGCCCAAAGCCCTCAGCTCACCTCGCTGGACGATTGCCCCCAGTCAGACCACAGCAGTCCCCTCTCCTCGGCACACTCACACCCCAGCCAGTCTGTACGCTCTGTCAACAGCCCTGCCGTCTCCATCCTGGAGAGTGGTTATACTCAGATCAGCCCGGACCACAGTGCCATCTCGGTGCCCTCGCTCCACAACATGGAGACCAGCCCCATGATGGATGTGCCGTCAGTGTCGGACCACTCGCAGCAGGTGGTTGACAGCGGCTTCAGTGACCTGGGCAGCATCGAGAGCACTACAGAAAACTACGAGAACCCCAGCAGCTACGATTCCACCATGGGGGGCAGCATCTGCGGAGCGGGCCCCTCCCAGAACAGCTGTTCCTATGGCAGCATTCCTCCCAGCGGCCTGGCCCAGAGCAGCTGTGCCGTGAGCCagcaaatggctgctgtgaacccgggcagctgtggcatgattcAGCAGAACAGCCTCAGTTCGCCGCAGCACTGCAATGTCAAGTCACCCCAGGGCTGCGTGGTGGTGGAGAGGCCCCCTAGCAACAGCCAGCACAGTCAGCACACTCAACACAGCCAGCGCAGCCAGCACAGTCAACACAGTCAACATAGTCAACACAGTCAACACAACCCCCACAGCAGGCATGGCCCACACAATCAACACAGCCAACACAATCAGCACGGTCCACACAATCAGCTTAGCCAGCACAGTCAACACAATCCTCACAACCAGCATAGTCACCACCACAATCATCACCTCCAGCACAATCAGCTCAGCCAGCACAATCAGCATGCTCAGCATAGCCTTCACAATCAACACGGTCaacacagccagcagcagcctATGGCGCAGTGTGCCATGCCCACCAACTTTGCCACCCCTATGCAGCTGGCAGATATTCCTGAATCTGGCAACCCCAACCTTGCCATTTATGAGCGGATGAACCATCAGGGGGAATACGGCAGCGGCCACTACTCTCAGCCCACTGCCACCTTCAGCCTGGccaaactgcagcagctcacCAACACGCTGATGGACCATCCTCACTCGCTGCCTTTCAACCACTCGGCCTCGCACCCCATCACATCTTATGCAAACAGCCCCTCCCTGTCGTCACAGCACTCTGGCCTGGTGTCCTTGTCCCAGTCCCCGCACAGGGTCCCCAACCCCCAGGTGCAGGCCAccatgacccccccccc caacctcaGCTCCCCGCCCCCCATGATGCTGCAGCGCAACATGGGCATCCCCCCGTCCCAAAGGATCCAGACTCAGATGGCCTCCAAGAGCCACATCTCCATGCGCTCCAAGTCGGCCCCGCTGTCCCACCACCAGCAACAGATGTACGCCCGGCCTCCCCAGACTGTGGCCATGCAGGCGCCTTCCAGGACGCTGGCAGCCATGCCGCGCATGAACATGAGCGTAAACATCATGCCGGCACCGGCCTACAATGTCAACTCGATGAACATGCCCTCCCTCAATGGCTACAGCATGAGCCAGCCCATGATGAACAGTGGCTACCATGGTAACCATGCCTATATGAACCAGTCA